One genomic segment of Pogoniulus pusillus isolate bPogPus1 chromosome 21, bPogPus1.pri, whole genome shotgun sequence includes these proteins:
- the BPHL gene encoding valacyclovir hydrolase, translating into MLWPGLGRALRALQPPLKPRGLAACYGTSVTSAKIQVNGVHLHYQQTGGGSHAVLLLPGMLGSGQTDFGPQLKSMNKQLFTIVAWDPRGYGQSIPPSRDFPPDFFERDAKDAVDLMQALKFKKFSLLGWSDGGITALIAAAKYPALIHKLVVWGANASVTQEDVKIYNGIRDVSKWSEKVRKPLEELYGHEYFSKTCEAWVDGICHFAGKSDGSICQELLPDIKCPTFIIHGVKDPLVPQPHAEYIHKHIKGSRLLLMPEGKHNLHLRFAEDFNREVENFLR; encoded by the exons ATGCTTTGGCCGGGCCTAGGCCGGGCCCTCCGGGCGCTGCAGCCGCCGCTCAAACCCCGAGGACTAGCCGCCTGCTACGG GACTTCAGTAACATCAGCCAAAATCCAAGTGAACGGAGTCCACCTACACTATCagcagacaggaggaggaagccatgcggttcttctgctccctggcatGCTAG GGAGTGGCCAAACTGATTTTGGACCACAGCTGAAGTCCATGAATAAGCAACTTTTCACAATAGTTGCTTGGGATCCTCGGGGCTATGGACAGTCCATTCCTCCATCTCGAGACTTTCCCCCAGACTTCTTTGAGAGGGATGCCAAAGATGCTGTGGATCTTATGCAG GCACTGAAGTTCAAGAAGttctctctgctgggctggagtGATGGTGGAATCACAGCACTCATTGCAGCTGCAAAGTATCCAGCTCTCATCCACAAGCTGGTGGTCTGGGGAGCTAACGCCAGTGTTACTCAAGAGGATGTTAAAATTTACAATG GTATCCGGGATGTCTCAAAATGGAGTGAAAAGGTGAGGAAACCATTGGAAGAGCTGTATGGCCACGAGTACTTCTCCAAAACATGTGAGGCTTGGGTGGATGGAATATGTCACTTCGCTGGAAAATCTGATG GTAGTATCTGCCAAGAGTTGCTGCCAGATATTAAGTGTCCCACATTTATAATTCATGGAGTGAAAGACCCTTTGGTTCCACAGCCCCACGCAGAATACATTCATAAGCACATCAAAGGCTCCCG atTGCTTCTGATGCCAGAAGGAAAGCACAACCTACACCTGCGTTTTGCAGAGGACTTCAACAGGGAAGTGGAAAATTTCCTACGCTGA
- the LOC135184903 gene encoding tubulin beta-1 chain-like — MREIVHIQAGQCGNQIGAKFWEVISDEHGIDPTGSSHGDSDLQLERINVYYNEAAGNKYVPRAILVDLEPGTMDSVRSGPFGQIFRPDNFVFGQSGAGNNWAKGHYTEGAELVDSVLDVVRKESESCDCLQGFQLTHSLGGGTGSGMGTLLISKIREEYPDRIMNTFSVMPSPKVSDTVVEPYNATLSVHQLVENTDETYCIDNEALYDICFRTLKLTTPTYGDLNHLVSATMSGVTTCLRFPGQLNADLRKLAVNMVPFPRLHFFMPGFAPLTSRGSQQYRALTVPELTQQMFDSKNMMAACDPRHGRYLTVAAIFRGRMSMKEVDEQMLNVQNKNSSYFVEWIPNNVKTAVCDIPPRGLKMSATFIGNSTAIQELFKRISEQFTAMFRRKAFLHWYTGEGMDEMEFTEAESNMNDLVSEYQQYQDATADEQGEFEEEGEEDEA, encoded by the exons ATGCGTGAGATCGTGCACATCCAGGCCGGGCAGTGCGGCAACCAGATCGGTGCCAAG TTCTGGGAGGTGATCAGTGATGAGCATGGCATTGACCCTACTGGCAGCTCCCATGGGGACAGTgacctgcagctggagaggatCAATGTCTACTATAATGAAGCTGCTG GTAACAAGTATGTCCCCCGTGCCATCCTGGTGGATCTGGAGCCTGGCACAATGGACTCTGTGCGTTCTGGACCCTTTGGCCAGATCTTCCGTCCTGACAACTTTGTCTTTG GTCAGAGTGGGGCTGGCAACAACTGGGCCAAGGGGCACTACACGGAAGGTGCCGAGCTGGTGGACTCTGTCCTGGATGTGGTGAGGAAGGAGTCGGAGAGCTGTGACTGCCTCCAGGGCTTCCAGCTGACCCACTCGCTGGGTGGCGGCACCGGCTCTGGGATGGGCACCCTTCTGATCAGCAAGATCCGTGAGGAGTACCCCGACCGCATCATGAACACCTTCAGCGTCATGCCCTCCCCCAAGGTGTCGGACACGGTGGTGGAGCCCTACAATGCCACCCTCTCTGTGCACCAGCTGGTGGAGAACACGGATGAGACCTACTGCATCGACAACGAGGCCCTGTATGACATTTGCTTCCGCACCCTGAAGCTGACCACTCCCACCTAtggggacctcaaccacctggTGTCAGCCACCATGAGCGGTGTGACCACCTGCCTTCGCTTCCCCGGCCAGCTGAACGCCGACCTGCGCAAGCTGGCGGTCAACATGGTGCCTTTCCCGCGGCTGCACTTCTTCATGCCGGGCTTCGCGCCGCTGACCAGCCGCGGCAGCCAGCAGTACCGCGCCCTGACGGTGCCCGAGCTGACGCAGCAGATGTTCGACTCCAAGAACATGATGGCCGCCTGCGACCCCCGCCACGGCCGCTACCTGACGGTGGCCGCCATCTTCCGGGGCCGCATGTCCATGAAGGAGGTGGACGAGCAGATGCTGAACGTGCAGAACAAGAACAGCAGCTACTTTGTGGAGTGGATCCCCAACAACGTCAAGACGGCCGTCTGCGACATCCCCCCGCGCGGCCTCAAGATGTCCGCCACCTTCATCGGCAACAGCACGGCCATCCAGGAGCTCTTCAAGAGGATCTCGGAGCAGTTCACGGCCATGTTCCGGCGCAAGGCCTTCTTGCACTGGTACACGGGGGAGGGCATGGATGAGATGGAGTTCACAGAGGCCGAGAGCAACATGAATGATCTGGTCTCTGAATACCAGCAAtaccaggatgccactgccgATGAGCAGGGCGAGTttgaagaggaaggagaggaggatgaggctTAG
- the LOC135184905 gene encoding tubulin beta-2 chain: protein MREIVHIQAGQCGNQIGAKFWEVISDEHGIDPTGSYHGDSDLQLERINVYYNEATGNKYVPRAILVDLEPGTMDSVRSGPFGQIFRPDNFVFGQSGAGNNWAKGHYTEGAELVDSVLDVVRKESESCDCLQGFQLTHSLGGGTGSGMGTLLISKIREEYPDRIMNTFSVMPSPKVSDTVVEPYNATLSVHQLVENTDETYCIDNEALYDICFRTLKLTTPTYGDLNHLVSATMSGVTTCLRFPGQLNADLRKLAVNMVPFPRLHFFMPGFAPLTSRGSQQYRALTVPELTQQMFDSKNMMAACDPRHGRYLTVAAIFRGRMSMKEVDEQMLNVQNKNSSYFVEWIPNNVKTAVCDIPPRGLKMSATFIGNSTAIQELFKRISEQFTAMFRRKAFLHWYTGEGMDEMEFTEAESNMNDLVSEYQQYQDATADEQGEFEEEGEEDEA, encoded by the exons ATGCGTGAGATTGTGCACATCCAGGCCGGCCAGTGCGGCAACCAGATCGGCGCCAAG ttctgggagGTGATCAGCGATGAACACGGCATCGACCCCACCGGCAGCTACCATGGGGACAGCGACCTGCAGCTAGAAAGGATCAACGTCTACTACAATGAAGCCACCG GTAACAAGTATGTCCCCCGTGCCATCCTGGTTGACTTGGAGCCTGGCACAATGGACTCTGTGCGTTCTGGACCCTTTGGACAGATCTTCCGTCCTGACAACTTTGTCTTTG GTCAGAGTGGGGCTGGCAACAACTGGGCCAAGGGGCACTACACGGAAGGTGCCGAGCTGGTGGACTCTGTCCTGGATGTGGTGAGGAAGGAGTCGGAGAGCTGTGACTGCCTCCAGGGCTTCCAGCTGACCCACTCGCTGGGTGGCGGCACCGGCTCTGGGATGGGCACCCTTCTGATCAGCAAGATCCGTGAGGAGTACCCCGACCGCATCATGAACACCTTCAGCGTCATGCCCTCCCCCAAGGTGTCGGACACGGTGGTGGAGCCCTACAATGCCACCCTCTCTGTGCACCAGCTGGTGGAGAACACGGATGAGACCTACTGCATCGACAACGAGGCCCTGTATGACATTTGCTTCCGCACCCTGAAGCTGACCACTCCCACCTAtggggacctcaaccacctggTGTCAGCCACCATGAGCGGTGTGACCACCTGCCTTCGCTTCCCCGGCCAGCTGAACGCCGACCTGCGCAAGCTGGCGGTCAACATGGTGCCTTTCCCGCGGCTGCACTTCTTCATGCCGGGCTTCGCGCCGCTGACCAGCCGCGGCAGCCAGCAGTACCGCGCCCTGACGGTGCCCGAGCTGACGCAGCAGATGTTCGACTCCAAGAACATGATGGCCGCCTGCGACCCCCGCCACGGCCGCTACCTGACGGTGGCCGCCATCTTCCGGGGCCGCATGTCCATGAAGGAGGTGGACGAGCAGATGCTGAACGTGCAGAACAAGAACAGCAGCTACTTTGTGGAGTGGATCCCCAACAACGTCAAGACGGCCGTCTGCGACATCCCCCCGCGCGGCCTCAAGATGTCCGCCACCTTCATCGGCAACAGCACGGCCATCCAGGAGCTCTTCAAGAGGATCTCGGAGCAGTTCACGGCCATGTTCCGGCGCAAGGCCTTCTTGCACTGGTACACGGGGGAGGGCATGGATGAGATGGAGTTCACAGAGGCCGAGAGCAACATGAATGATCTGGTCTCTGAATACCAGCAATACCAGGACGCCACTGCCGATGAGCAGGGCGAGTttgaagaggaaggagaggaggatgaggcGTGA